The genomic region AAGTGAGACACAGTCAATCGAGACCATACTTTGAATTTTGAATGTTTCCTGGGTTATCGAAATGCAGTAAGATACTGTTTTCATGATGCTGGCCAGTGGCAGTGAGCCACAGCTCCCAGTCAGCCCCTTTTCAAACTAACTgctcagtgagccaaagcagtcCAGTGtggctcatttctttcctgtaACTTTTCTAGAGAGCCAAAGAGCCCTCCTAGGCTCTttgctgttgcttcttctatcctaagcccctCCTTggttcactgtccccagctttaataagtactctcaaaaacaaacaaacaaacaaaaaaaaaaacagccctggctgggcagctcagttgaatggagcattgttccaatatATCAGGGTtgaggatttgatccctggtcagggcatatacaagaatcaaccaatgagtgcatgaatgagtggaacaatgaattgatatttctccttttcttctttcttctctctctaaaatcaataaattttaaaaaaagaatttttaaaaaaccctgtgTCAGAGTTTTGCCTTAGagtaaataaaagcaattattattaaatttttggaAAGTAAACTGAGGCGGTAGGTACTAACCAATAAGAGTAGGTTTGTTCATCTTAAattacattgttattttaattgtaaaagtACAATTATTCAGTAGTCTTAATAATCCtgtaagtcagtggttctcaaactttttgaagtcctacatttaaaatcatacaaataattataggtgcattatatataaatttctgagaaatatgttataataattaagtcaaatattaaagaaaaaatatataaagtccaagcgtgtttttatggtaattaaacaaaataaatatgacaaaattaaatttattctgacattaaaaaacatttttttgttacctttttgagttatgctttttagaactcataaaaaaggggttaaaaattaaaaaacaacaaaaaagttatctttttatatatagagatacattcttagtaagatttagtaaattcggcaggtcccggcacgaatgtgttttttcattcttgtgtttatgagaaacgtgAGCCTGATGTGATCTagcgatttcttcagtgtttgggcatatatttgaaaggcaaactctcatttcctcatcaatacattgaagaattcctctctttttactcttaattgtgttgagggtagaaaatcctattcatataaataggatgttgaaaattgtagtaaaatgttcaaagcttttttagatattgccacgtATTCTtttgtagaaatccaaaaggcttcaagagacaattccttatgtttaatcatcaatccaaaacatccaccatacatatcatcttaactttacaccaaaggatagaagaaacttgcctccagtccttccagggaacatggggggggtagtgtaaacaatccagcaccgcacagcttaacagctttttgcaacctaatcaggcaagtgaggtggggggttgggcagactgtcagcttacagacaattccccatacctctgtccccaaaatatctaaactccaaaaactatGTTGGGTTttctttggtccccaacaggcacatatttctctggaataccatagggcacacctgaaaatcttctagggcacactagtgtgccctggcgcacactttgagaaccactgctgtaatgGTGCTTTATATATTCTACATTAgagattaatttattaataattgtttttattttaagaattacctttttctggccctggctggttaggtcagttggttagagcatcatcctcatctgctaaggttgtgggtttaattccaggtgagggcacatacaagaagcaccAGTGAATGCAAAACTcagaggaacaacaaatgaatgtctctgtctctctctccctctcactccccctctccctttctctacctctcaaatcaattcataaataataaaaagaagaattacTTTTTTCTACTTATACTTTTGTTAGAACGAAATAGCCATGACAGATGTTAGGAAAGCCAGGACTTTGATATTTGACACTTTTATTTATATGACCACTTTATTATTTGACCTCTAAGACCATTACTAATTCTTTTTCCATACCAAACTCATCAGCATTTCTAGGTATTCAAATTCAAGAGCACAACATTTCTCTActggcaatccctgtctaggGCCTATgcttgaccaactgagctatcctcagagctcagagcggcactcaaaccaatcaagccactggctgcaggagaggagaggaaaagggagagaaagggaggagggtgaggaagaggggcagtagtcacttctcttgtgtgccctaacagggaattgaacctgggatgtccgtataccatgccaatgctctatccatgaaccaaccagccatggcctctaaaccatttttaataaatgattttgaGGGGCAGACTGGATTTCACTATTAGTTGTTTATTTACCATCTACTTAAATGGGATAACTACATTAAATTAGAATTAATAGATATGAGTTTCTTTAGTTTGAACCAGAAGTTTCCATTTTTGCCTTTTGTAGGCCACTAAGGAAGATAGAGAGTATGTGCCTAAGATTTTAGGGAGGCAGACTAATCTTAGAAGTAGATAAATCTAGTTTTACTTAAGCAACCAAAgggaaaatagataaattggatttcatcaaaatttaaaacttatgtgtATCAAAGGATACTatcaaagtgaaaagacaacccataggatggaagaaaatatttgcaaatcatatctaATAAAAGTCTACTATCCAGAAAATgcataaagaattcttacaacttaacaacaaaaagaagacctaaaaaaaaagacaaacaacctaactaaaaaataggcaaagaacttgagtagacatttcttcttctttttttcttccaaatttagaagaggggagatagagagactcccatatgtgcactgaccaggattcacccagcaacccccatctgggccaatgctctgcccatctgggaccatgctcacaactgagctatttttggtgcCTAAGACAGAAGGTCCatagagcaatcctcagcacccagggtcaatacactcaaaccaatctagccgcggctgtggaagggggagagagagagagaaggggagaagaaggaatggagaagcagatggttgcttctcctgtgtgccctgaccaggaatcaaatgtaggacattcacacaccaggcaaatgctctattattgagccaactggccagggccatacattTTTTCAATGAAGATATATATGGtcaataagtatatgaaaagatggttaaCATCAGTATTtatggaaatacaaattaaaaccacaatgagataccacttcaaataaacagaaactaagtgttggagaggatgtgacaAAATTGGAAACCTCTTCAGGCAGGAACATAAAATGGTGcagacactatggaaaacagttgcaaaaagttaaacattgcctgaccaggcggtggcgcagtggatagagcatcagactgggagggagaggatccaggttcaaaatcccaaggtcgctggcttgagcgtaggctcaaccggcttgagaaaggggtcactggcttgagcgtgggaccatagacatgaccccatggtcactggcttgagcccaaaggttgctggcttgaagcccaaggtcactggcctgagagggatcactggcttgagtgtgggatcatagacatgaccccatggtcgctggcttgagcccaaggtcgctggcttgagcatagggtcacttgctctgctgtggccccccagtcaaggcacatatgagaaagcaatcactgaacaactagggagctactatgaagaattgatgcttctcatctcccttcctgtctgtctgtacctctctctgtctctcttgataaaataaaataaaaatagcctatTTTTGTAAAGACACTGCTTTCTCTCTATGCAAAAGGAAAAGCTGGTGTCTGGAATGGAATGATGTTAACTTAGTAGTAATGATAGTGTTTGGCTGGTGGGAGACATGTAAGCAGAGTTTAGTCAGGAGACAGAAACCAGTTGTTTTTAACAGAAAATACTTAATATAAAGTATTGTTAAGAGAgattagcctgactaggcggtggcgcggtggatagagcgttgaactgggatgtagaggaccgggttcgagaccccgaggtcgccaacttgagcacgggctcatcggatttgagcagggctcaccagcttgagcccaaggttgctggctcactcagtctgctgtagcccctccccccccacccccccaccccccggtcaaggcacatatgagaaataaatcaattgacaactaaggaaccgcaacgaagaattgatgcttctcatctctctcccttcctgtctgtccctatctgttcctctctctgactctctctgtcacacacacaaaaaaaatatattaaactaaaGTTGTAAAATGGGATATGAAAGTTCTCTCAGAGGTATCAaccatgagaagcaaccaacatTCCTTAAAGCTGTGGGACAAAGGAAGGAAGTTGgaattactaaaatataaatatgtaaactCACAAGAGGGGCGCTATGGAGCTTAAACTCAGATCTCTGAGAAGGGGTTGCTGCTTAGCCTGGTATTAATGTCTCTGGGCGTGGAGAATGGCTCCTTTGGGCCTGGGACTCTGACTGCTGGTGCTGGTGTCTGTGAGGAGGGCACAACAATGCTATTTGAGATAATAAAGGAGGtagaaaacaatattattttgttcTAGATGGCTAGCCAGAACAAGCAACACCTTTCCACTTATTAGAATTCTTCCTTTGTGTCTCTcaagagggctttttttttttttttttgtattttttccaaagctggaaacggggaggcagtcagacagactcccgcatgtgcccgaccgagatccacccggcatgcccaccaggggactatgctctgcccatctggggcgttgctctgttgtgaccagagccattctagcgcctgagtcagaggccgtggagccatcctcagtgcccgggcaaactttgctccagtggagccttgactgcgggaggggaagagagagacagagaggaaggagagggggaggggtggagaagcagatgggcgcttctcctgtgtgccctggccaggaatcaaacccgggactcctgcatgccagtccaacgctctaccactaagccaaccggcgagggcctcaagaggacttttaaaaagtttttattcataatgatttttgcatttcttaaatttattgctagttagtttagttttattcttatataaaaaaacttttcctctattttatcttttaacgGGTTGTAGTTTGTATATAAGAAAACTCTCGatgtttaattattaatttaacatCCAGAAACCTTTCTAAATTCTCTATTGTCTGTGATAGGTTTTCACCAGTGTTATTTAAACTTCTCTAATGACTCTTATAGAAATCTGCTTTGCATTTGTTATGTGGAAGATTCTCTTCAACacaattatttctctttattgacAAGTACCATTTCTTTTCCAGAACTGCTATTACAAAGATACTATTACTGATCTTCCTGCTTCTACCCCTATCTCATCATCAATTTATTTTCAACATAACTGctaatataatctttttttttttttttggatttttctgaggttggaaacggggaggcagtcagacagactcccgtatgcacccgaccgggatccactcagcatgcccaccagggggcgatgctctgcccatctggggcatcgctctgccgcaatcagagccattctagggcctgaggcagaggccacagagccatcctcagcgcccgggccaactttgctccaatggagccttggctgcaggaggagaagagagagacagagaggaaggagaggggaaggggtggagaagcaaataggcgcttctcctgtgtgccctggccgggaattgaacccgggactcctgcacgccaggccgacactctaccactgagccaaccggccagggcctgctaatataatcttttaaaaaacaaatcatgTCACTTTCCTGTTCAAAATTCTTAAAAGACCATCCATTGTTCTTTTaaatcagaattctttttttttttttttttacagagacagagagagagatagacaggaacagagagagatgagaagcaacaatcatcagtttttttttgtgacaccttagttgttcattgattgctttctcatatgtgccttgaccgcgggacttcagcagaccgagtaaccccttgctcgatccagcgaccttggggtcttgaacctgggtccttcctcatcccagtctgacgctttatccactgcaccaccgcctagtcaggcccatTGATCTTTTAATACAATCCAAATTTCTTTCTATAATACAAGGTTCTAGGTCttagtctgcttgggctgccataacaaaataatcATAGACTGGTggctaaacaacagaaatttatttttttacagtctggaagtccaagattaaggtgcCAGCCAGTTCATttcctggtgagagctctcttggCTCGCAGGTgcccaccttcttgctgtgtcctcacatggcctttctgtgGTGTGTGCACCTGAAGAGAGAgattgctctctctcccttttcttagaAGGCTGCCAGTCCCATCATAAGAACCTCACACTCATGGCCTAATGAAACCCTGAGTACCTCCCAAACTCCCCAACTGTAAAAACTACTGCAttaggttagggcttcaacataagaatggaggggagagggagacagacattcAGTCCGTAACAATCTAAAATGATCTGGTCCCTGCCTGTGTCTTCAAACTCTTCTAGAGGCACTCTCCATAATTCCTTAAAACACTGACCTCTTTTAAGTTTCTCAAACGCATCTGAGTAGGTCTTCGCTATTCTCTGTCAGCTATTGGGTTTATATATTAATCTATTACAAATGTGTATTTGTTACTACAAATGTtatctgtatgtatgtgtacatgaTTTTATTCTTCTATCTACTTCTGTATATGTTCAGAATTTTCCATAATGAGTTTTATAATGGGAAAAATTCCACTGAtactttttttaatctcttagaTTCAGTCAAGATTTTGACTTTGCTTAAACATACACAGCTGAGAAAATAATACTCTTTAAGAATTAAAAGGCACATACCTTATGCCATAATTACAGTTCTAGAAATGGCttgtatataaaaacatttctacatggATTCCAGAGCTGCAAAGGTTTGGAAACAACCTAGATATCAGTAGGGGAGGGACCAGTTTAATCAATAATGGTATAATCATACTATGAAATATGTATTACTCAGTTATTAGAGAATGGAGCAGTTTTATATGTAATAACATAGGATGCTTTCTAAGTAATGAAGCAAGGTACTGACCATTGTATATAGTATGCATACCATCATTTGTGGCCAGGTGTAACCAAAAACATACAGGTGTgcgcaaaagtaggtttacagttcttatggaaaaagacataaagGTTATAGTTATTACCAAGTatctttattaactcaaaagaatgtcacagtGGCACagtaaccctacttttgcccacccctggatTATACTGGAATTTATCTGGATTATTTTTGGAAAGATAGACTAGCTAACAGTGGTTGCCTCAAGGACAGGGAACCACAGGACTGAAGGTTTAAAGGCAGGATGAGACTGTCTTTTCCACTAAAAGAATAACAGAGAAGTACTATGGAAGAAGAGATGAATGACTGTTTCAGGCTGGAATTATGGGTAAgactttttgaagaaaaaaagatataaaaatttagtattgcttttaaagaacaaaaatagaaaatatattcataattataaaacatattgCTGTGAGATATATAAAATGACTTCACTTACAAGTGGAAATAttatctggattttatttttaggtggtGATAGTGGACTGGATGGGTTAGGAGGACCAGGTGTGCAACTAGGAagcccagataagaaaaagaggaagacaaaTGCACAGGTAAATTGACAAATTCTTATAGTAGcagtttttattcattaatatgaTTAAGCTGATGaggtaaatttaaatttagtcatgggttttattttctatcttcatTCAGAACCTAGTAGTAAATTCTGCagtaactgtattttttttactctGCAACTAGTGGCTACTGCTGAACTGTAATCCTAGAATGGATATTGCAAGAGGGAATTGTAGGGAGAGAATTTAAAATGCTATTCTTAAATCTATTTAAAAGACATAGATGCCTGTAGTTCtattaaaagacttaaaatatatatggatGCAAGTTTAACCTGAAGTGATAATGCTCAActatataataattcagtaacATGTATATCACAAAGCATTCATGGGGAGGTATCTTTTGTCTATATCCTATGGTTGTACTAAGCAGTTATAAATATAGGCTTTCATGGTTTTATTCTGTATAAATTTGAAGTACTCTTTTTATGAtaaaggcctgaccagtggtggtgcaatagatagtgtcgacctgggatgctgaagtcggttgccagcttgagtgtgggctcatccggcttgtgtgttcagtctctggcttgagtgtgggatcatcgacatgattacatggttgctggcttgagcccaaaagttgctggcttgaagtctaaggttgatggtttgagcccaatggcgctggcttgagcatgggatcactggttcggctggagccctccagtcaaggcatgtatgagaaagcaaccaatgaacaactaaagtgatgcaactacaaattgatgcttctcatctctctccttcctgtctgcctctgtctttctctctctcttacacacacacacacacacacacacacacacacacacacgactgcAAATAAATACGACATGTATAAAGAtgacttttctccattttgaCCACCATCTGGTAAGCTTGCAGTATGATGAAAAGTGGCAGTTTATTTTCCTATTCTGAGGACCTAGAGCTTAGAGCTTTGGGAATAAGTAAATAGCTATTCTCTGAcattaaactagaaaaaaaattagatccTGTTTATTATTTATGATTATTTAGGGGTGTAAAAGGTATATTAGAATTTTAAGTGAAAGATTCTGGAGTTATAGGCaagaatattaaatgaaaattatggTAATGAATCTTCTTTTGAAGGTTAAATATGTATACTTTTAGAGTTTGAAGTAACAAAAGATTTGCTCTTAGAAAAGcatcttatttccttttctaaatgAAAGATAGCTACACATTTTTATCAttagatataattatatataaatattatttggaaTTGAAAGGTTAAGTGAAGAATTAAATTTTCATAATACTGCAAGAGAAATGTGACTAAAACTAGGTTTATAAGTGTTAAGATTTTGTAACAGGACAATTTTAATGACTTtgattaaaaacatgtattttactttatattctcATTTCAGGGGCCTTCTTTTCCTCCATTGTCTGAGTATGCTCCACCACAGAATCCAAATTCTGACCATCTAGTGGCTGCTAATCCATTTGATGACAACTATAACACTATTTCCTATAAACCACTACCTTCATCAAATCCATATCTTGGCCCTGGATATCCTAGTTTTGGAGGCTATGGCACATTCAGAATGCCACCTCATGTTCCTCCCAGAATGTCTTCCCCATACTGTGGTCCTTACTCACTCAGGAATCAACCACACCCATTTCCTCAGAATCCTCTGGGCATGGGTTTTAATCGACCTCATGCTTTTAACTTTGGGCCACATGATAATTCAAGTTTTGGAAACCCATCTTATAATAATGCACTAAGTCAGAATGTTAATATGCCTAATCAACATTTTAGACAAAATACTGCTGAAAACTTCAATCAGATTCCTCCACAGAATCCTGGCCAGGTATCTAATCCTGACTTGGCATCTAACTTTGTCCCAGGaaataattcaaattttactTCTCCATTAGAATCTAATCATTCTTTTATTCCTCCCCCGAACACTTTTGGTCAAACAAAAGCACCCCCCCCAAAACAAGACTTTATTCAAGGAGCAACCAAAAACACTAATCAAAATTCCTCTGCTCATCCACCTCACTTAAATATGGATGACACAGTGAATCAGAgtaatattgaattaaaaaataatcgaAACAATGCAGTAAATCAAGAGAATAGCCGTTCGAGTAGTGCCGAAGCTACAAATAACAGCCATGCAAATGGGACACAGAATAAGCCACGACAACCTAGAGGTGCAGCAGAGACATGCACCACCGAAAAAAGCAATAAATCCTCCCTCCACCCAAGCCGTCATGGCCATTCTTCTTCGGACCCAGTGTATCCTTGTGGAATTTGTACAAATGAAGTGAACGATGATCAGGATGCCATCTTATGTGAAGCCTCTTGTCAGAAATGGTTTCATCGGATCTGCACTGGAATGACTGAAACAGCATATGGCCTGCTAACTGCGGAAGCATCAGCAGTATGGGGCTGTGATACCTGTATGGCTGACAAAGATGTCCAGTTAATGCGCAGTAGAGAAACTTTTGGTCCACCTGCAGTGGGCAGTGATGCTTAATCACAGGCGTTAACTAAAATAGGGtggttttttttctatgtattacaGAGGTTCAGTGACACAGGATTTTGCTGTTTTACATTAAATGCACATGCAAAAACTTATTTACCTTTTAGTTTTCATTAATATTCTACTTCATCACTAGTGCAGATTTCGTACTGTTGTAGTTTGCTGTCTTAAATGAGAATAGTGTATATGGGGTTGCTTTAGAAAGTGCTATACAAATAAGTGTTAGTTGTTGTCAATCATAAACATAAAAGCCTCTTGAagcttcaaaataatatttaacaaatataggccggttttgacttttaaaagttagaaccattaaaatgcatattttagtGCTGAACTTTGGTGATATCACATTAAACATTTAGTGCAAAAATTTTTTCAAGGATCTACTTACcatgttttcagaaaaaaacacatgGAAGAAAGTGCACATTttaatggatatttttaaaaataatagcacaTGAAACCTGATTCCTCTCTAGTAAGGGTCCTTGAAATTAGTGACATTCATATTTCAAGTCAGTCTCTTCAGGATATCTGTCTTAACAGATATGAAACAGATTTTAGCATATAGCAGATGCTCAGTAAGTATTTGCTGATTAACTTATGAATTGTGCCACATGCAAATGCTAATATTAGATCAGTTGAATATTTAGTTTCTAGAGTTGATAAAAGTATGTTTCTAGTTGTTCTATTTAGAATTGTAACCAtattatggttttttttatattaaggattttgttactattttccagagaataaataatatagtatattcaGAAGAATtgtgaatactttttaaaatgtgatttcaaACCAGGGCATATTGCAAATGAGATAGGTAGAAACATAAATTTGGCTTTAGCGTGCTTTGCCAGAGAAAGAACTACTTATTGGTAGTTTGAAAATTCTTGTTCTGGGGATCTGAATTCAAAAATGAGCCTCAAGAGAGATCAAAATCCATTTTAAGCAAATATCAATTAAGAACCAAGGTGAAAACTAACTTACAACAATTCAAGGCTTTTCAGCGGACAGTTTTTGCTGAGACTGGGGAAAGGGTAAAAATGGCCCTGAGAGTAGTATCCTCTTGAGAGATGATAAAGAATGGAGACATTGGAGATGTATTCATTAAGATTCAAAACAGCGGAAACCCAGTTTTGGAATGGATCATAACctgcaacaaaaaaagaaaaaggatactgTAGACAACTGATAACAATATATACTATGGTTCGATGTTGGTGAACCAAACTTGCGCCATTATCATTGTGACCAAAAAAAGTTCTGAAGACCACATGGTGATCTGTGAAAGGGATAATTAATTACTACTATTTAAACCCTGGtaaaacaacagcagcagcacatTGTCAACAAATTAACATTAGGCCTGAAAaacctgattttaaaaacatCCTTTGGTTAATAAACACGAAGCCGCACTTTTACATGACAGCACTTGACCTCAACGTGtcacaagcaacaaaagcaaacttAATTGAATTGGCCTATTTTATCATGTGCATCTTAGTTACCAGGCCTTTACCCAGTGAACTGCCATCTTTTTCATCATTTGGAGCTTTTTCtaagaaataacattttccaATTGAGAAGAAATAATTGGAGGATTTGAACAATTTAAACAGACTAACAAATGATGAATTTTAAGTTAATaccttaaaagaaaatgaatgctcACGGTACATATTTTGattgaataaaacattttttaattgcagtATTTTAATTTTGACCTATAAAACAGCAATTTCATATTGTACAAGGTACTACAAATTTTTCTCCGTTTACTTGTGACTAGTTAGAGGTgagtacaaaatattttcaatagttGTAAAATATATCTTTACAATTTTAGGCaatgaaatgatataaaatgatAGGTACTCCTTTGTGTGAAAACTTTTACCAGTTGAGGTAGGTTGAAATGCAGTGTTTTTGGCTGACTCTGAGATTTGATGTGTTTGTTTAATAGCATACTTGAAGATCCCCGTATGCTTACATTGTAGCTTTTGTTAGAGATACAaaagtttctaaatatttaaggACCTTGTTATGTTCTTGAAATCCTAGTGAGTGCTGATTTTCCAGACATGAAAAATCATTTTTCAGGCATGCTATATGCCCAGTCCTAGCATC from Saccopteryx leptura isolate mSacLep1 chromosome 6, mSacLep1_pri_phased_curated, whole genome shotgun sequence harbors:
- the PYGO1 gene encoding pygopus homolog 1 isoform X2, whose translation is MPTPQKSGDSGLDGLGGPGVQLGSPDKKKRKTNAQGPSFPPLSEYAPPQNPNSDHLVAANPFDDNYNTISYKPLPSSNPYLGPGYPSFGGYGTFRMPPHVPPRMSSPYCGPYSLRNQPHPFPQNPLGMGFNRPHAFNFGPHDNSSFGNPSYNNALSQNVNMPNQHFRQNTAENFNQIPPQNPGQVSNPDLASNFVPGNNSNFTSPLESNHSFIPPPNTFGQTKAPPPKQDFIQGATKNTNQNSSAHPPHLNMDDTVNQSNIELKNNRNNAVNQENSRSSSAEATNNSHANGTQNKPRQPRGAAETCTTEKSNKSSLHPSRHGHSSSDPVYPCGICTNEVNDDQDAILCEASCQKWFHRICTGMTETAYGLLTAEASAVWGCDTCMADKDVQLMRSRETFGPPAVGSDA
- the PYGO1 gene encoding pygopus homolog 1 isoform X1, coding for MSAEQEKDPISVKRVRGGDSGLDGLGGPGVQLGSPDKKKRKTNAQGPSFPPLSEYAPPQNPNSDHLVAANPFDDNYNTISYKPLPSSNPYLGPGYPSFGGYGTFRMPPHVPPRMSSPYCGPYSLRNQPHPFPQNPLGMGFNRPHAFNFGPHDNSSFGNPSYNNALSQNVNMPNQHFRQNTAENFNQIPPQNPGQVSNPDLASNFVPGNNSNFTSPLESNHSFIPPPNTFGQTKAPPPKQDFIQGATKNTNQNSSAHPPHLNMDDTVNQSNIELKNNRNNAVNQENSRSSSAEATNNSHANGTQNKPRQPRGAAETCTTEKSNKSSLHPSRHGHSSSDPVYPCGICTNEVNDDQDAILCEASCQKWFHRICTGMTETAYGLLTAEASAVWGCDTCMADKDVQLMRSRETFGPPAVGSDA